Proteins encoded by one window of Cylindrospermum stagnale PCC 7417:
- a CDS encoding vWA domain-containing protein: protein MLDTLKLDEIVEFAENPEPRCPCVLLLDTSGSMQGDRIEALNQGLLSLKDELVKNSLAARRVEVAIITFDSNVNVAQDFVTADQFNPPILTAQGLTTMGAGIHKALDIIQERKSQYRANGVAYYRPWVFMITDGEPQGELDHVVEQAAERLQGDEANKRVAFFTVGVENANMTRLNQITVRTPLKLKGLNFIEMFVWLSASMSAVSHSQVDEQVALPPIGWGSV, encoded by the coding sequence ATGCTTGATACATTAAAACTTGATGAAATCGTAGAGTTTGCTGAAAATCCGGAACCACGTTGTCCTTGCGTGCTATTATTAGATACATCTGGCTCAATGCAAGGAGATCGGATCGAGGCTTTAAATCAAGGCTTGCTGAGTTTGAAAGATGAATTAGTCAAAAACTCCTTGGCAGCCAGACGGGTAGAGGTAGCAATCATTACTTTTGACAGTAATGTCAACGTAGCGCAAGACTTTGTGACTGCCGATCAATTCAATCCGCCCATTCTAACAGCACAGGGACTGACGACAATGGGCGCGGGAATTCATAAAGCATTAGACATAATACAAGAGCGCAAATCTCAATATCGTGCCAATGGCGTTGCTTATTATCGCCCTTGGGTATTTATGATTACTGATGGCGAGCCGCAAGGTGAGCTAGATCATGTGGTGGAGCAAGCAGCAGAGCGTCTGCAAGGCGATGAAGCAAATAAGCGTGTTGCTTTTTTTACCGTTGGTGTAGAAAATGCAAATATGACCCGCTTAAATCAAATAACTGTACGTACTCCGCTCAAACTCAAAGGACTAAACTTCATCGAGATGTTTGTCTGGTTGTCAGCTAGTATGTCAGCTGTTTCCCATTCACAGGTAGACGAACAAGTTGCACTACCGCCGATTGGCTGGGGGTCTGTTTAA